From the Toxoplasma gondii ME49 chromosome VIIa, whole genome shotgun sequence genome, one window contains:
- a CDS encoding hypothetical protein (encoded by transcript TGME49_205070~Signal peptide predicted by SignalP 2.0 HMM (probability 0.955) with cleavage site probability 0.921 at residue 37) produces the protein MISCVQTKTPSKMRSLCPVVRIVFTWSLALLGDAVFAERIGSGQMEKFDVLSTLVPSNSPIHPLHFQDAWQASEPMPVDIFYKVPVYGEGDLLNALTKANDKGTLLAELKQQKEIELEKKEYLRSIAERKVDGIRRRLQLAKRLRD, from the exons ATGATATCCTGCGTACAAACTAAAACGCCATCCAAAATGAGAAGCTTGTGTCCTGTTGTCCGAATTGTCTTCACCTGGAGCCTTGCA CTGTTAGGCGATGCTGTCTTTGCTGAACGGATAGGCTCTGGTCAGATGGAGAAGTTCGACGTGCTGTCTACACTGGTTCCAAGCAA CTCACCCATTCATCCACTACATTTTCAAGACGCGTGGCAGGCAAGCGAGCCCATGCCTGTGGATATCTTCTACAAGGTCCCTG TGTATGGCGAGGGAGACTTGCTAAACGCTCTCACAAAAGCAAACGACAAAGGAA CTCTGCTTGCTGAG CTGAAGCAACAAAAAGAAATAGAACTCGAAAAAAAG GAATACTTGCGTTCCATCGCCGAAAGAAAAGTTGACGGCATCAGACGCCGTCTGCAG TTGGCGAAGAGGCTCAGGGATTGA
- a CDS encoding hypothetical protein (encoded by transcript TGME49_205060) translates to MATCGRWTRGRLAETTYRQNRIDFPDFPSHSVIQFNLWSSEDNTWLSLLRGLWHRCNARRVLLAASGDPREPAHLSEEVTSKRHRLPGVATPRLNCDSELLKCYKNGGDLKGVDHHCPQPAPADSRGDRDGEAFCADRALSASLAQAIREAKLYCGHPERTVVDCRSSCCLEETGRHTPPELPLVDGGHSSAGCKNFSSAFMKIPSEFVCGKAIPPLLHFVWLGGHPPPFFETIRQSWAVHNPDLIQALWTDAHVESLLDVLDRKSRSRRPKCRKTDHQDLHPLLVDRPATDAGETTEWEMSDSVSDSQTLVHAIKAFRKESCQGAKSDIARLLILCHYGGIYADVDMEAIKPLPPCLRQCTTVFMGMQRPDAVELGNALIGCSSGHELIRFILQRVGRPYSQWGTRSADQMAVVLDILKLHVARFSPEASELMDSLRSTNDEATNVIERTGPGLLTRATLAWLRDQLNSSSCARCRPQERRSHDYEHKSNTTEATSVHADVVGSETGSKEDDSKPEATSGTCCCILATTCICPPIFFYPVPNHRRKELREGKVQTEHLESSFSYTVHHWRQTWQGSVRQESETEC, encoded by the exons ATGGCAACATGCGGTCGCTGGACGCGGGGACGATTGGCGGAAACTACGTACCGGCAAAACCGAATTGATTTTCCAGACTTCCCGTCCCATTCCGTAATCCAGTTCAATCTCTGGAGCTCGGAAGACAACACCTGGCTTTCTTTGCTGCGGGGTTTGTGGCATCGATGCAATGCTCGTAGAGTTTTACTAGCGGCGTCAGGGGACCCACGCGAACCAGCCCACTTGAGCGAAGAAGTCACATCGAAACGGCACAGGTTGCCTGGCGTTGCTACTCCACGGTTGAACTGTGACTCAGAACTCCTCAAGTGTTATAAGAATGGCGGGGACTTGAAGGGTGTGGATCATCACTGCCCCCAGCCAGCTCCGGCCGACTCAAGAGGTGACCGTGATGGTGAGGCTTTCTGCGCCGACCGTGCATTAAGTGCTTCTCTTGCACAGGCCATACGTGAGGCGAAACTCTATTGTGGACACCCCGAAAGGACAGTGGTGGACTGCCGTAGTTCATGCTGTCTTGAGGAAACCGGCCGGCACACTCCACCTGAATTGCCTTTGGTTGATGGCGGGCATTCCTCGGCTGGCTGCAAGaatttctcttctgcctttaTGAAAATTCCCTCGGAATTTGTGTGCGGAAAGGCGATAccacctcttcttcacttcgtGTGGTTGGGGGGTCATCCTCCTCCATTCTTTGAAACAATCAGGCAGTCGTGGGCAGTCCACAACCCGGACTTGATACAAGCTCTCTGGACAGACGCGCATGTCGAGTCACTTCTTGACGTCCTGGATCGGAAGTCGCGTTCACGGAGGCCAAAATGCAGAAAGACAGATCATCAAGATCTTCATCCGCTTTTGGTAGACAGACCGGCAACCGATGCAGGAGAGACGACCGAATGGGAAATGTCCGATAGCGTTTCTGACAGCCAGACGCTGGTTCACGCGATCAAGGCCTTTCGCAAGGAGTCATGTCAGGGTGCAAAATCGGATATTGCCCGCCTGCTGATTTTATGCCATTACGGAG GAATATACGCAGATGTGGACATGGAGGCTATAAAACCGCTACCCCCGTGTTTGCGGCAGTGCACGACTGTCTTCATGGGCATGCAACGTCCAGATGCTGTTGAACTTGGGAACGCTCTAATCGGATGTTCTTCGG GGCATGAACTGATACGATTCATTCTCCAGCGTGTCGGACGGCCGTATTCCCAGTGGGGAACGCGCAGTGCGGATCAAATGGCAGTGGTGTTAGATATCCTTAAGCTACACGTTGCGAGATTTTCTCCTGAGGCAAGCGAGCTCATGGACTCACTCCGAAGTACGAATGATGAGGCAACAAACGTCATTGAGCGAACAG GTCCTGGGCTGTTGACTCGGGCTACGCTTGCGTGGTTACGTGATCAACTAAATTCCTCGTCTTGTGCTCGATGCCGGCCACAAGAGAGGCGCTCACATGATTATGAACATAAAAGCAATACCACGGAAGCCACTTCAGTGCACGCTGATGTGGTTGGAAGCGAGACAGGTTCTAAAGAAGATGATTCGAAACCGGAAGCTACCAGTGGCACATGTTGTTGCATCCTTGCGACGACGTGTATTTGCCCTCCAATTTTCTTTTACCCGGTGCCAAATCATAGACGTAAAGAACTTCGCGAAGGCAAGGTGCAG ACCGAACACTTGGAGTCGTCGTTTTCGTACACAGTCCATCACTGGAGACAAACGTGGCAAGGCTCAGTTCGTCAGGAAAGTGAGACTGAATGCTGA